One region of Termitidicoccus mucosus genomic DNA includes:
- a CDS encoding extracellular solute-binding protein produces the protein MTASRLLQPHSLLPAAVLALAALFLSGCGGAKSDDLPAQDSTAEKEAFFKYYKYEPDLYSQLMGKKITLAEYKEKTAALPLFLQYKTPADLPANLPWEDGSDLPEFSDPRAKKGGTLYSYIPSFPLTTRIIGPDANGAFRPYLLDDVQVSLAHRHPDDTSIGPNGFHYFPGLAAAWAFDKKNKTVYVRLDPDARWSDGVTVTAADIAFTFYFMLSAHIQQPWYNNFYSTNFSGLAVYDDHTFAFQVPEVRPDFSSRVLEFSPMSAEFYKEIGPDFPQRYQWRIAPTTGAYTVRPEDIKKGQSITLTRVQDWWARDKKFWRYRFNPDRIRFTVISDIAKAFEVFRKGELDSFNMNLAEYNYDKLPDAAPEVQDGYITKTTFYNDTPRPTYGLWINSSKPLLDNRDVRIGINHASNWQLVIEKFARGDWTRMQTTSDGYGEFTHPALRSRPYDIARAREAFARAGFTQADADGVLKNAKGERLSFTLSTGYESLKDVLTILKQEALRCGLEFRLEVLDGSASWKKVQEKKHDIHFSAFGVSPEMYPRYWETWHSVNAYDKPYLDDGKTPSPGRKPKTQTNNLCCVAIPELDKLIETYDRSESADDMKRMAFKMEEILHDDASFVPGFVIPFFRSASWRWIQIPEHGNVRIADAPGQFFLSWIDEDVKEQTRDARKAGEKLPPQIRIFDQYKPKE, from the coding sequence ATGACCGCATCGCGCCTCCTCCAACCGCACTCATTGCTCCCCGCCGCCGTCCTCGCGCTCGCCGCGCTCTTCCTTTCCGGTTGCGGCGGCGCGAAGTCCGACGATCTTCCCGCGCAGGACAGCACTGCCGAGAAAGAAGCGTTTTTCAAATACTACAAATACGAGCCGGATTTATACAGCCAGCTCATGGGGAAAAAAATCACCCTGGCCGAATACAAGGAAAAGACCGCCGCGCTGCCGCTTTTCCTCCAGTATAAAACCCCCGCCGACCTGCCCGCTAATCTCCCGTGGGAAGACGGCTCCGATCTCCCCGAGTTTTCCGACCCGCGCGCCAAGAAAGGCGGCACGCTCTACTCTTACATCCCGTCCTTTCCCCTGACCACCCGCATCATCGGGCCCGACGCCAACGGCGCCTTTCGCCCCTACCTGCTGGACGACGTGCAGGTCAGCCTCGCCCACCGCCATCCCGACGACACCAGCATCGGTCCCAACGGTTTTCATTACTTTCCCGGCCTCGCGGCGGCGTGGGCCTTCGACAAGAAAAACAAAACCGTTTACGTGCGCCTCGATCCCGATGCCCGCTGGTCCGACGGCGTCACCGTCACCGCCGCCGACATCGCCTTCACCTTCTACTTCATGCTCTCCGCGCACATCCAGCAACCCTGGTATAATAATTTCTACTCCACCAATTTTTCCGGCCTCGCCGTCTACGACGACCACACCTTCGCCTTCCAGGTGCCCGAGGTGCGCCCCGATTTCAGCAGCCGCGTCCTCGAATTTTCGCCCATGTCCGCCGAGTTCTACAAAGAAATCGGCCCCGACTTCCCCCAGCGCTACCAATGGCGCATCGCCCCCACGACCGGCGCCTACACCGTCCGGCCCGAGGACATCAAGAAAGGCCAGTCCATCACCCTCACCCGCGTGCAGGACTGGTGGGCCAGGGACAAAAAATTCTGGCGGTATCGTTTCAATCCCGACCGCATCCGCTTCACCGTCATCTCCGATATCGCCAAGGCGTTCGAGGTATTCCGAAAAGGCGAGCTCGATTCCTTTAATATGAATCTCGCCGAATATAATTACGACAAACTCCCCGATGCCGCGCCCGAGGTCCAGGACGGTTACATCACGAAAACCACCTTCTACAACGACACGCCGCGCCCGACCTACGGGCTCTGGATCAACTCCTCCAAGCCCCTCCTCGACAACCGCGACGTCCGCATCGGCATCAACCACGCATCGAACTGGCAGCTCGTCATCGAAAAATTCGCGCGCGGCGACTGGACGCGCATGCAGACCACCTCCGACGGCTACGGCGAGTTCACCCACCCCGCCCTCCGCTCCCGGCCCTACGACATCGCCCGCGCCCGCGAAGCCTTTGCCCGCGCTGGCTTCACGCAGGCCGACGCCGACGGCGTGTTGAAAAACGCAAAGGGAGAGCGCCTCAGCTTCACCCTTTCCACCGGCTACGAATCGCTCAAGGACGTCCTCACCATCCTCAAGCAGGAGGCGCTCCGCTGCGGGCTCGAATTCCGCCTCGAAGTCCTCGACGGCTCGGCCTCGTGGAAAAAAGTGCAGGAGAAAAAGCATGACATCCATTTTTCCGCCTTCGGCGTCAGCCCCGAGATGTATCCGCGCTACTGGGAAACCTGGCACTCCGTCAACGCCTACGACAAACCCTACCTCGACGACGGCAAAACGCCCTCCCCCGGGCGCAAACCCAAGACCCAGACCAACAACCTCTGCTGCGTCGCCATTCCCGAACTCGACAAGCTCATCGAAACCTACGACCGCTCCGAAAGCGCGGACGACATGAAACGCATGGCCTTCAAGATGGAGGAAATCCTCCACGACGACGCCTCCTTTGTCCCCGGTTTCGTGATACCCTTTTTCCGTTCCGCCTCCTGGCGATGGATACAAATCCCGGAGCACGGCAACGTCCGCATCGCCGATGCCCCCGGCCAGTTTTTCCTCTCTTGGATCGACGAGGACGTGAAAGAGCAAACCCGCGACGCCCGCAAAGCCGGCGAAAAACTCCCGCCGCAGATTCGCATCTTCGATCAATACAAACCCAAGGAATAA
- a CDS encoding glycoside hydrolase family 43 protein, whose product MKTPLLSGLVLFTFLASCACLADGPAPASVRLADVRLRDCCVYADARTQTYHLVSSTGRRGPGGRPAVVHYTSKDLVNWTGPRVVFEIPEGFWAQKGIWAPELHEYRGKYYLFLTFDTDTPLCEQWRDWLPRVKRGSQVLVADSPEGPFRAFGETPDRSTLPPDMMTLDGTLWVEDGAPHMVFCHEWVQIKDGTVEYVRLSDDLSTTVGEPRRLFNGSDAAWSKKSAEYGCHVTDGPWLHRTASGKLLMLWSTGGAEGYTTGYAVSDSGKLAGPWRQEPRPIFADDGGHAMMFRRFGDGKLMLILHTPNKTRYERAVIFEIEEEGDSLRVGKRIGA is encoded by the coding sequence ATGAAAACACCGCTTCTTTCCGGCCTCGTCCTTTTCACTTTCCTCGCCTCATGCGCGTGCCTTGCCGACGGCCCGGCGCCCGCGAGTGTCCGCCTCGCCGACGTGCGGCTGCGCGATTGCTGCGTGTATGCCGACGCAAGGACGCAAACCTACCATCTCGTCAGCTCCACGGGGCGGCGCGGGCCGGGCGGCCGGCCCGCCGTCGTGCACTACACAAGCAAGGATCTCGTCAACTGGACGGGGCCGCGCGTGGTGTTTGAGATTCCGGAGGGCTTCTGGGCGCAAAAAGGAATCTGGGCGCCGGAGTTGCACGAATACCGCGGAAAATACTACCTGTTCCTCACGTTCGACACCGACACGCCACTTTGCGAGCAGTGGCGCGACTGGCTGCCCCGCGTGAAACGCGGCTCGCAGGTGCTCGTGGCGGATTCGCCGGAGGGGCCGTTTCGCGCGTTCGGGGAAACGCCTGACCGGTCCACGCTGCCCCCCGACATGATGACGCTCGACGGCACGCTCTGGGTCGAGGATGGTGCGCCCCACATGGTGTTTTGCCACGAGTGGGTGCAGATCAAGGACGGCACGGTGGAGTATGTGCGATTATCGGACGACCTTTCCACGACGGTCGGCGAGCCGAGGCGGTTGTTCAACGGGAGCGACGCTGCGTGGAGCAAAAAATCCGCCGAATACGGCTGCCATGTGACCGACGGTCCCTGGCTGCACCGCACGGCGTCGGGAAAACTGCTCATGCTCTGGTCAACAGGCGGCGCGGAGGGCTATACGACGGGCTATGCCGTGTCGGACTCGGGAAAACTCGCGGGCCCGTGGCGCCAGGAGCCGCGGCCGATTTTCGCGGACGACGGCGGACACGCGATGATGTTCCGACGGTTCGGCGACGGAAAACTGATGCTGATTTTGCACACGCCGAACAAAACGCGCTACGAGCGCGCCGTGATTTTTGAAATCGAGGAGGAGGGCGACTCGCTGCGCGTGGGAAAGCGGATTGGCGCGTAG
- a CDS encoding NADPH-dependent assimilatory sulfite reductase hemoprotein subunit encodes MSTDPVAAPAAPKPLSANEGIKARSNFLRGTIAQEVADTSTGAIGEENSQLTKFHGLYIQDDRDQRRERAKLKQEKAYGFMLRVRLPGGRCTPEQYLKIDRLGEELASPSLRLTTRQTFQFHGVAKGDLKKLVQGLHQVWLDSIAACGDVNRNVMAPPNPERSAVHQRVYELAKGFSEFALPKSRAYHEIWLDEELVAGGEPKPESPAAPAPEVEPMYGPTYLPRKFKVGFAVPPSNDVDVFSQDLGFIAVVENGELAGFNVTAGGGMGMSHGNAETYPRLGDLIGFVTPDKVNALGFAAITTQRDYGDRTNRKHARLKYTIADRGIAWFKAEVERRAGFAFEPARPFRFTTISDEYGWHRAADGTWFHLLFILSGRIKDTPGWPMRAALREIAQIHTGDFRLTPSQNLSISGITDEQRPRIEAILQKHGLNETHQVSGLRLNALSCVALPTCGLALAESERALPGLLDKLEIVLDAAGLRRDAISIRMTGCPNGCARPYIGEIAFVGRAPNKYALFLGAKLDGSRLNTLYAPSVSLEEGVEILTPILHRYARERGEGEEFGDFCQRTVLAEKKAETENTANGETPSATTATV; translated from the coding sequence ATGAGTACCGATCCTGTTGCGGCCCCGGCCGCACCCAAACCTCTCAGCGCCAACGAGGGCATCAAAGCCCGCTCGAATTTCCTGCGCGGCACCATCGCGCAGGAGGTTGCCGACACGTCAACCGGCGCCATCGGCGAGGAAAACTCGCAGCTCACCAAGTTTCACGGCCTCTACATCCAGGACGACCGCGACCAGCGGCGCGAACGCGCGAAGTTGAAGCAGGAGAAGGCCTACGGTTTCATGCTGCGCGTGCGGCTTCCCGGCGGACGCTGCACGCCCGAGCAATACCTGAAAATCGACCGGCTCGGCGAGGAACTGGCCAGCCCGAGCCTGCGCCTGACCACGCGGCAGACGTTTCAGTTTCACGGCGTGGCGAAGGGCGACTTGAAGAAGCTCGTGCAGGGTTTGCACCAAGTCTGGCTCGATTCCATCGCGGCTTGCGGCGACGTGAACCGCAACGTCATGGCGCCGCCCAATCCCGAGCGTTCCGCCGTCCACCAGCGCGTGTATGAGCTCGCGAAGGGTTTTAGCGAATTTGCGCTGCCCAAGAGCCGCGCCTACCACGAAATCTGGCTCGACGAGGAACTCGTCGCGGGCGGCGAGCCGAAGCCCGAGTCTCCCGCCGCTCCTGCCCCCGAGGTCGAGCCGATGTATGGCCCGACCTACCTGCCGCGCAAATTCAAGGTCGGCTTCGCCGTGCCGCCCTCGAACGACGTCGATGTCTTTTCCCAGGATCTGGGCTTCATCGCGGTGGTTGAAAACGGCGAACTGGCCGGCTTCAATGTCACCGCCGGCGGCGGCATGGGCATGAGCCACGGCAATGCCGAGACCTACCCGCGCCTTGGCGATCTCATCGGCTTCGTCACGCCCGACAAGGTCAACGCGCTCGGCTTCGCTGCCATCACCACGCAGCGCGATTACGGCGACCGCACGAATCGCAAGCACGCGCGCCTGAAATACACCATCGCCGACCGCGGCATCGCCTGGTTCAAGGCCGAGGTCGAGCGCCGTGCGGGTTTCGCGTTCGAGCCCGCGCGTCCCTTCCGGTTCACCACCATCTCCGACGAATACGGCTGGCACCGCGCCGCCGACGGCACGTGGTTCCATCTGCTGTTTATCCTTTCCGGCCGCATCAAGGACACGCCCGGCTGGCCCATGCGCGCGGCGCTGCGGGAAATCGCGCAAATCCACACCGGCGACTTCCGCCTCACGCCGTCGCAGAACCTCAGCATCTCCGGCATCACCGACGAGCAGCGCCCGCGCATCGAGGCCATCCTGCAAAAGCACGGCCTCAATGAAACGCACCAAGTCAGCGGCCTGCGCCTCAACGCGCTGTCCTGCGTCGCGCTTCCGACCTGCGGCCTCGCGCTGGCCGAAAGCGAACGCGCCCTGCCCGGCCTGCTCGACAAGCTCGAAATCGTGCTCGATGCCGCCGGCCTGCGCCGCGATGCCATCAGCATCCGCATGACCGGCTGCCCGAACGGCTGCGCCCGCCCCTACATCGGCGAAATCGCCTTCGTCGGCCGCGCGCCGAACAAATACGCGCTGTTCCTTGGCGCGAAACTCGACGGCTCGCGCCTCAACACGCTTTACGCCCCGTCGGTTTCGCTGGAGGAAGGCGTGGAGATTCTCACGCCCATCCTGCACCGCTACGCCCGCGAGCGGGGCGAGGGAGAGGAGTTTGGCGATTTTTGCCAGCGCACCGTGCTTGCCGAAAAAAAGGCTGAAACGGAAAACACGGCCAACGGCGAAACCCCATCCGCGACCACCGCGACCGTGTGA
- a CDS encoding glucose-6-phosphate isomerase: MSNNTWQRFKKYFLHNATLGLSLDISRMPFPDDFLAKMEPAAQRAFADMAALEKGAIANPDEKRMVGHYWLRNATLAPTPELRDAIVTTLASIKDFAAKVHSGAIAAPGGAKFTQLLVVGIGGSALGPQLVNHALGRPGADKMTIHFFDNTDPDGIDYVLAALAGKLVETLVVVISKSGGTVETRNGQIEAAAAFRAAGLDYTKHFVAVTGADSKLDKTAVADRWLARFPMWDWVGGRTSELCAVGLLPAALQGIDIQAMLDGAAAMDAVTRQPVTARNPAALLALMWHHATRGRGEKDMVILPYKDRLLLFSRYLQQLVMESLGKELDLQGHVVNQGIAVYGNKGSTDQHAYVQQLREGVNNFFVTFIEVLKDRSAAASLEVEPGITAGDYLQGFYLGTRDALSEKDRPSITLTVPDVSPRTLGMLIALYERATGLYASLVGINAYHQPGVEAGKKAAGGVIALKQKLTAALAAAPGKPFTAESLAAQAGGSPELAFKILEHLAANGAVKKNAAASGNIFEATYSA; this comes from the coding sequence ATGAGCAACAATACCTGGCAACGCTTCAAAAAATACTTCCTCCACAACGCCACCCTCGGCCTCTCGCTCGACATCAGCCGCATGCCCTTCCCGGATGATTTTCTCGCGAAAATGGAGCCCGCCGCGCAACGCGCCTTCGCCGACATGGCCGCGCTCGAAAAAGGCGCCATCGCGAACCCCGACGAAAAGCGCATGGTCGGCCACTATTGGCTGCGCAACGCCACCCTCGCGCCCACCCCCGAACTCCGCGACGCCATCGTGACCACGCTCGCCTCCATCAAGGACTTCGCCGCCAAGGTCCACTCCGGCGCCATCGCCGCGCCCGGCGGCGCGAAATTCACCCAGCTCCTCGTCGTCGGCATCGGCGGCTCCGCGCTCGGCCCGCAACTCGTCAACCACGCGCTCGGCCGGCCCGGCGCGGACAAAATGACCATCCACTTCTTCGACAACACCGACCCCGACGGCATCGACTACGTCCTCGCCGCGCTCGCCGGCAAACTCGTCGAAACCCTCGTCGTCGTCATCTCCAAGTCCGGCGGCACCGTCGAGACCCGCAACGGCCAGATCGAGGCCGCCGCCGCCTTCCGCGCCGCCGGGCTCGATTACACGAAACACTTCGTCGCCGTCACCGGCGCGGACTCCAAGCTCGACAAGACCGCCGTCGCCGACCGCTGGCTGGCCCGCTTCCCCATGTGGGACTGGGTGGGGGGGCGCACTTCCGAACTCTGCGCCGTCGGCCTCCTTCCCGCCGCGCTCCAAGGCATCGACATCCAGGCCATGCTCGACGGCGCCGCCGCGATGGATGCGGTGACGCGCCAGCCCGTCACCGCGCGGAACCCCGCCGCGCTCCTCGCCCTCATGTGGCACCACGCGACCCGCGGACGCGGCGAAAAGGACATGGTCATTCTTCCTTACAAAGACCGCCTCCTCCTCTTCTCGCGCTACCTCCAGCAACTCGTCATGGAGTCGCTGGGCAAGGAACTCGACCTCCAGGGCCACGTCGTCAACCAAGGCATCGCCGTTTACGGCAACAAGGGCTCGACCGACCAGCACGCCTACGTGCAGCAACTCCGCGAAGGCGTGAACAACTTCTTCGTCACCTTCATCGAAGTGCTCAAGGATCGCTCCGCCGCGGCCTCCCTCGAAGTCGAGCCCGGCATCACCGCCGGCGACTACCTGCAAGGCTTCTACCTCGGCACGCGCGACGCGCTCAGCGAGAAGGACCGCCCGTCCATCACCCTCACCGTGCCCGATGTCTCGCCGCGCACGCTCGGCATGCTCATCGCGCTCTACGAGCGCGCCACCGGACTCTACGCCTCGCTGGTCGGCATCAACGCCTATCACCAGCCCGGCGTCGAGGCGGGCAAGAAAGCCGCGGGCGGCGTGATCGCGCTGAAACAAAAACTCACCGCCGCGCTTGCCGCCGCGCCCGGCAAACCTTTCACGGCCGAATCCCTCGCCGCGCAGGCCGGCGGCTCGCCCGAACTCGCCTTCAAGATACTCGAACACCTTGCGGCCAACGGCGCGGTGAAGAAAAACGCCGCCGCCAGCGGCAACATCTTCGAGGCGACCTACTCGGCCTGA
- a CDS encoding ABC transporter ATP-binding protein: MTATANENLLEVRDLVTGFDTDAGRVVAVDGISFSVRKGATLGIVGESGCGKSVTALSIVRLLPQPMGKILGGEVRFKGENLTVAPPDRLMKIRGARIGFIFQEPMTALNPVHRIGRQLGEVFLLHNPGMSKRDALRRSIEMLAKVGIPSPEIRAGEYPHQLSGGMRQRVVIAMALANHPDLVIADEPTTALDVTIQAQILELMRDLQREFGMSIMLITHDLGVIAETCQDVIVMYAGKIAETGAVEQIFDRPSHPYTRGLLDSIPRLDNPRKSRLKTIEGMVPGLLELPPGCRFQNRCPYRTELCEKQQPALETVEPGHTVACHHWRGLPPAPNPKQ; this comes from the coding sequence ATGACCGCCACCGCCAACGAAAATCTTCTCGAAGTCCGCGACCTTGTCACCGGCTTCGACACCGACGCGGGCCGTGTCGTCGCGGTGGACGGCATCAGCTTCAGCGTCCGCAAAGGCGCCACCCTCGGCATCGTCGGCGAGTCCGGTTGCGGCAAGTCCGTCACCGCCCTCTCCATCGTCCGCCTGCTCCCGCAGCCCATGGGGAAAATCCTCGGCGGCGAAGTGCGCTTCAAAGGCGAAAACCTCACCGTCGCCCCGCCCGACCGCCTCATGAAAATCCGCGGCGCACGCATCGGCTTCATTTTTCAGGAGCCCATGACCGCGCTGAACCCCGTCCACCGCATCGGACGCCAGCTCGGCGAAGTCTTCCTCCTCCACAACCCCGGCATGAGCAAGCGCGACGCGCTCCGCCGCTCCATCGAAATGCTCGCCAAGGTCGGCATTCCCTCGCCCGAGATCCGCGCCGGCGAATATCCCCACCAACTCTCCGGCGGCATGCGCCAGCGCGTCGTCATCGCGATGGCCCTTGCCAACCACCCCGACCTCGTCATCGCCGACGAGCCCACCACCGCGCTCGACGTCACCATCCAGGCGCAAATCCTGGAACTCATGCGCGATCTCCAGCGTGAATTTGGCATGTCCATCATGCTCATCACGCACGACCTCGGCGTCATCGCCGAGACCTGCCAGGACGTCATCGTCATGTATGCCGGCAAGATCGCCGAGACCGGCGCCGTCGAACAAATCTTCGACCGCCCCAGCCATCCCTACACCCGCGGGCTGCTCGACTCCATCCCGCGCCTGGACAACCCGCGCAAAAGCCGCCTCAAAACCATCGAGGGCATGGTCCCCGGCCTCCTCGAGCTTCCGCCGGGCTGCCGTTTCCAAAACCGGTGCCCGTATCGCACCGAGCTTTGCGAGAAACAGCAACCCGCCCTCGAAACCGTCGAACCCGGGCACACCGTCGCCTGCCACCACTGGCGCGGGCTGCCGCCCGCGCCAAATCCCAAGCAATGA
- a CDS encoding cytochrome c oxidase assembly protein has translation MIDWRHWHNEPHLVGGLILLGWLYAVLTGPLRPRIAPADTPSYPKKNALWFYSALLVFYLAVGSPLDQVGERFLLSAHMVQHQLLIYVAAPLFLAGIPPWLAQPVTARPALRPLLRVILHPVVCGIVFVLTLSLWHAPFFYEAALQNKTVHIIEHVMFFGAALFYWRPVLSPSPEFPPLRPGLRILYLVAVTIAMTPVFAFIAFSGDVLYPTYEYAPRLFALLSPKEDQLLAAGIMKLGDMAVVVLLSGVAFWRWCREAA, from the coding sequence ATGATCGACTGGCGGCACTGGCACAACGAACCCCATCTCGTCGGCGGACTGATTTTGCTCGGCTGGCTTTACGCCGTCCTCACCGGTCCGTTGCGTCCGCGCATCGCTCCCGCCGACACGCCGTCGTATCCCAAGAAAAACGCGCTTTGGTTCTACTCCGCATTGCTTGTCTTCTATCTCGCCGTGGGCTCGCCGCTCGACCAGGTCGGCGAACGCTTCCTGCTCAGCGCGCACATGGTGCAGCACCAGCTCCTGATCTACGTGGCGGCACCGCTCTTCCTTGCCGGCATTCCGCCCTGGCTCGCGCAACCCGTCACGGCGCGTCCGGCGCTGCGCCCGCTGCTGCGCGTGATCCTGCACCCGGTGGTTTGCGGCATCGTGTTTGTGCTCACGCTCTCGCTCTGGCATGCGCCGTTTTTTTATGAGGCCGCGCTGCAAAACAAAACCGTCCACATCATTGAGCACGTGATGTTTTTCGGCGCCGCGCTGTTTTACTGGCGCCCGGTGCTCTCGCCCTCGCCGGAGTTTCCGCCGCTGCGTCCCGGGCTGCGGATCCTCTACCTCGTGGCTGTGACCATCGCGATGACGCCGGTGTTTGCCTTCATCGCGTTCTCCGGGGATGTCCTGTATCCGACATACGAATACGCGCCCCGCCTGTTCGCCCTGCTTTCGCCAAAGGAGGACCAGCTCCTGGCCGCCGGCATCATGAAACTCGGCGACATGGCCGTGGTCGTGCTGCTGTCCGGCGTCGCCTTCTGGCGCTGGTGCCGCGAGGCTGCGTGA
- a CDS encoding L,D-transpeptidase, producing the protein MSRTIWLLLLLLWSGALRGQEDRATARETAGAGGATGAAAEEGRPARTWLEAQIALTRRGFSCGSIDGKAGPQTRAALRVFQAHEGLRANGVLDNATAEALALRGPDFAQREVTAADLARLQPLASTWLGKSRQRALAHESILEMFAEESHAHPALVRELNPGIDWARVGEGAWVTLPDVTREAPPPDARAARVLVFIGERMLQALDEDGRVLAHFPVSIARYVEKRPLGSLKVTVVIPDPDYTFAPDNFPESAEARELGQKLILAPGPNNPVGVAWIGLDRPGYGIHGAPEPEKVGRTESHGCFRLANPDARLLLELAWVGMPVEVLE; encoded by the coding sequence ATGTCGCGGACAATCTGGTTGTTGCTGCTGTTGCTGTGGTCGGGCGCATTGCGCGGCCAGGAGGACCGCGCGACGGCGCGGGAGACCGCGGGTGCGGGCGGCGCGACAGGCGCGGCGGCGGAGGAGGGGCGTCCGGCGAGGACATGGCTGGAAGCGCAGATCGCGCTGACACGGCGCGGGTTCTCGTGCGGGTCGATCGACGGGAAGGCCGGTCCGCAGACGCGGGCGGCGTTGCGGGTGTTTCAGGCGCACGAGGGGTTGCGTGCAAACGGCGTGCTGGACAACGCGACGGCGGAGGCGCTGGCGTTGCGCGGGCCGGATTTTGCGCAGCGCGAGGTGACGGCGGCGGACTTGGCGCGGTTGCAACCGCTGGCATCGACTTGGCTCGGCAAGTCGCGGCAGCGCGCGCTGGCCCACGAAAGCATCCTGGAAATGTTTGCCGAGGAGTCGCACGCGCATCCGGCGTTGGTGCGAGAGTTGAATCCCGGCATTGATTGGGCGCGCGTCGGCGAGGGCGCGTGGGTGACATTGCCGGACGTGACGCGCGAGGCGCCGCCGCCGGACGCGCGGGCGGCGCGGGTGCTGGTTTTTATCGGGGAGCGGATGTTGCAGGCGCTGGACGAGGACGGGCGCGTCCTCGCGCATTTTCCGGTGAGCATCGCCCGTTATGTGGAGAAGCGTCCGCTGGGATCGCTAAAGGTGACGGTGGTGATCCCGGACCCCGATTATACTTTCGCCCCGGACAACTTTCCCGAGTCGGCGGAGGCAAGGGAACTGGGGCAAAAACTGATTCTCGCGCCGGGGCCGAACAATCCCGTGGGGGTGGCATGGATCGGGCTCGATCGTCCGGGCTATGGCATCCACGGCGCGCCCGAGCCGGAAAAAGTGGGGCGCACGGAGTCGCATGGCTGTTTCCGGCTGGCGAACCCCGACGCCCGGCTGTTGCTCGAACTGGCCTGGGTGGGAATGCCGGTGGAGGTGCTGGAGTAG
- a CDS encoding ABC transporter ATP-binding protein, with protein sequence MPLLSVQNLKVHFPIRGGVFLTAKGAVKAVDGVDLTINSGETLGLVGESGCGKSTTGKTIVRLIEPTAGKIEFEDRDLATLSRRELKPVRRHVQMIFQDPAESLNSRHSVGNILEEPFIIHKLGSPDERRRRVSELLDRVGLPKSAADRFPFEFSGGQRQRIGIARSIALNPKLVICDEPVSALDVSIQSQVLNLLLDLQRELSLSYLFIAHDLAVVKHVSDRIAVMYLGRIVEQADADEIYRSPRHPYTRALISAIPEPDPRRKSSRIVLKGDVPSPINPPSGCPFHPRCPYATDRCRVEVPSLRPAAGRHLVSCHYDL encoded by the coding sequence GTGCCTCTCCTCTCCGTCCAGAATCTCAAAGTGCACTTTCCCATCCGTGGCGGGGTCTTTCTCACCGCCAAGGGCGCGGTGAAAGCCGTTGACGGCGTCGATCTCACCATCAATTCCGGCGAGACGCTCGGCCTCGTCGGGGAATCCGGCTGCGGCAAATCCACCACCGGCAAAACCATCGTCCGCCTCATCGAGCCCACCGCCGGCAAAATCGAATTCGAGGACCGCGATCTAGCCACGCTCTCGCGCCGCGAACTCAAGCCCGTGCGCCGCCACGTGCAGATGATTTTTCAGGACCCCGCCGAGTCGCTCAATTCCCGCCACTCCGTCGGCAACATCCTTGAGGAGCCCTTCATCATCCACAAACTGGGCTCGCCCGACGAGCGCCGCCGCCGCGTGAGCGAACTCCTCGACCGCGTCGGCCTGCCCAAGTCGGCGGCCGACCGTTTCCCCTTCGAGTTTTCCGGCGGCCAGCGCCAGCGCATCGGCATCGCCCGCTCCATCGCGCTCAATCCCAAGCTCGTCATCTGCGACGAACCCGTCTCCGCGCTCGACGTCTCCATCCAGAGCCAGGTGCTCAACCTCCTTCTCGACCTCCAGCGCGAACTCTCGCTCTCCTATCTTTTCATCGCGCACGACCTCGCGGTGGTGAAGCACGTCAGCGACCGCATTGCCGTGATGTATCTCGGCCGCATCGTCGAGCAGGCGGATGCCGATGAAATCTATCGCAGTCCGCGGCATCCCTATACGCGCGCCCTCATTTCCGCGATTCCCGAGCCCGATCCGCGCCGCAAGAGCAGCCGCATTGTCCTGAAAGGCGATGTTCCCAGCCCGATCAATCCGCCGTCCGGCTGCCCCTTTCATCCCCGCTGCCCTTACGCCACCGACCGCTGCCGCGTCGAGGTCCCCTCGCTCCGCCCGGCTGCCGGGAGGCATCTCGTCTCCTGTCATTACGACCTCTGA